The genomic DNA CGATTAAAGTCAACCGGCGGGAGCAGTACCTCAACCCGGAATGGGAATCCTACCAACGGGGCAACCGTTAACCCACCCGACACAGGGGGAATCATGGCCGTCATCGATTTCGATCCCGAAGACCTCGGCAAATTCCTGAAGGAAGTCCACGAAGCGAACCGCCAGATCCAAAACGCCGTGGAAAAGCTGGCCGACGCCGTCAAGGAGGTGGAGCCGAAGTGGAACGGCGACGCCCAGAAGGCGTTCCTCCGCTTCTACGGCGATTGGCGCAAGGGGATGGAATTGCACTCCGCCGCGATGCAAAAATCCGTCGAACAGTTGAAGCGGATGGCGGAGGAGTATCAGAAATAAAACCGCGGATTACACGGAAAGTAAACCGGTTCCCTCGGATTATTCCAGGTGACATCCTAACAGGGTGTTGAAAAAGCCTAGCGATGTCATTGCGATGAGCGAGGCGACCCCGGCCCACCCCGCGCCGGGGCGGGCGAAGCAATCTCCCTCTTTTTCCAGCGAAGGAGATTGCTTCGCTCCCTGCGGTCGC from Anaerolineales bacterium includes the following:
- a CDS encoding WXG100 family type VII secretion target — encoded protein: MAVIDFDPEDLGKFLKEVHEANRQIQNAVEKLADAVKEVEPKWNGDAQKAFLRFYGDWRKGMELHSAAMQKSVEQLKRMAEEYQK